The genomic interval GCTCATCGCATCCTGGGGCTGTAGTCGGTCCCAAGGGTTGGGCTGTTCGCCCATTAAAGCGGTACGCGAGCTGGGTTCAGAACGTCGTGAGACAGTTCGGTCCCTATCCGTCGTGGGCGTAGGAAATTTGAGAGGAGCTGTCCTTAGTACGAGAGGACCGGGATGGACATACCTCTGGTGTACCAGTTGTCGCGCCAGCGGCATAGCTGGGTAGCTATGTATGGACGGGATAAGTGCTGAAAGCATCTAAGCATGAAGCCCCCCTCAAGATGAGATTTCCCAACTTCGGTTATAAGATCCCTCAAAGATGATGAGGTTAATAGGTTCGAGGTGGAAGTGCAGTAATGTATGGAGCTGACGAATACTAATCGATCGAAGACTTAATCAATTTTAAAGATTTTTTATTCGGAATTGCCGAGTAAAACTTAATATATCTTACTTACTTTATCTAGTTTTGAAAGTATAATTTAAAGGTTGAAACGAGCGTTATGGCCCGTATCATTTTTGATAAATCGAATGAGAATCGCCAGATTCGATTGAGATTTAGAAAATGAATAGGGACAGCGAGTTGAAACTGGATATCATATTCTTTCATTTGTCTGGTGACGATGGCAGAGAGGTCACACCTGTTCCCATACCGAACACAGAAGTTAAGCTCTCTAGCGCCGATGGTAGTTGGTCTTACGATCCGCGAGAGTAGGACGTTGCCGGGCAATATTTATTTATCCACAGTAGCTCAGTGGTAGAGCTATCGGCTGTTAACCGATCGGTCGTAGGTTCGAGTCCTACCTGTGGAGCCATTAGGCCCCTTGGTCAAGCGGTTAAGACACCGCCCTTTCACGGCGGTAACACGGGTTCGAATCCCGTAGGGGTCACCATTTCGGAGGATTAGCTCAGCTGGGAGAGCATCTGCCTTACAAGCAGAGGGTCGGCGGTTCGAGCCCGTCATCCTCCACCATTTTTCTAATAATGAATTAAATATAGCGGAGGGGTAGCGAAGTGGCTAAACGCGGCGGACTGTAAATCCGCTCCTTCGGGTTCGGCAGTTCGAATCTGCCCCCCTCCACCATTTATTGGGCTATAGCCAAGCGGTAAGGCAACGGACTTTGACTCCGTCACTCGTTGGTTCGAATCCAGCTAGCCCAGCCATTTTTAGAGCCATTAGCTCAGTTGGTAGAGCATTTGACTTTTAATCAAAGGGTCAGAGGTTCGAATCCTCTATGGCTCATCTGAAAGCATCCTGTATAGGATGCTTTTTTATTTATATTTTTTTATATAATATATTTATTTAATTTATTAATACTTATGAATACGCTTTCATTATTATACATAAATATCCATTTTATGCATTTATGCATAAAATTATTGAATATTCACTTTGATAACAGTAAAATAATATTATATCCAGATTTCTAAATAGTCTGAATTTTAATTACATTGATTAAAGGGGATACAATAATGAATAAAACTATCGAGATTATTGGTGCGCCAAGTGCATTTGGCCAACGTAAGTTAGGAGTTAACATGGGGCCGGACGCAATGCGTTATGCAGGTTTAGTAGAGCGTATCGAAGCAATTGGACATAAAGTTATCGACAGCGGGAATATAACGGCACCGCCAATCGATATGAAAGTATATAAAAGCGAACAAGATGGCGGTTTACGTAACTTACCTGAAGTGACAGAGTTTTGTGAGACGTTATGTAATACTGTAGATGCATCTGTTAAGAATGGTCATTATCCATTAGTCATCGGTGGGGATCATTCTATCGCAATGGGTACAATTTCTGGTATTGCAAAGCATTATAACAATTTAGGCGTTATTTGGTATGACGCACATGGTGATTTAAACGTTGCAGACTCTTCACCGTCTGGTAATATTCACGGTATGCCACTTCGTGCTTTAATCGGTGACGGTCATGAAGATTTAGTGAATATCGGTGGATATAAAGGAAAAGTTAAAGTAGAGAACATCGTTTTAATCGGTATGCGTGACTTAGATGAGGGTGAGAAAGCATATATTAAAGAAGTAGGGATTAAAACATATACGATGGCTGATATCGACCGTTTAGGTATGAAGACAGTTATTGAAGAAACGTTAGAACATTTAGCGGAATGTGACGGTATTCATTTATCATTAGACGTAGATGCACTGGATCCGAATGAGACGCCTGGAACAGGTACGACAGTGCCGGGTGGTATTACGTATAGAGAAAGTCACTTCGCTTTAGAGATGCTTCATGATAGCGATAAAGTTACATCATTTGAAATCGTTGAAGTAAATCCGTTAATTGATATTAATAATAAAACAGCAGAGCAGGCAGTAGGGCTTACTGGTTCATTATTTGGAGAGAAGTTATTATAATATATGTATAAAGCACTGGTACAAAAGTTCCAGTGCTTTAAAGCATTTTTATAACATAATTACTTAAAGTATTGTACAATGCATACATAGTTCATAGAAAGAGGTAACACAATGAGAAGAACAAGTTCACCGGAATATTTCCATCATGTTGAGCACTTAAAGGAACAAAGTCAATCTAAGCGTACATTATGGATTTCATTATTTATTACGTTATTCTTTACAATTGTTGAAGTTGTAGGGGGGATTTTATCAAACTCTCTTGCATTACTTTCAGATTCGATGCATATGTTAAGTGACGTATTAGCACTTGGTTTATCAATGATTGCAATTTACTTTGCGAGTAAGAAACCAACTTCAAATCATACGTTCGGATTTTTAAGACTTGAAATTATTGCGGCATTTTTAAATGGTTTAGCATTAATCATTATATCAATCGGTATATGTTATGAAGGTATTATGCGTATGATTAATCCTCAAGTTGTAGATGTGAAGTTAATGCTCATCATCTCGACTATCGGATTAATTGTAAATATCGTACTGACAATCGTATTAATGCGTTCATTAAAAGGTGAAGACAATATTAACGTACAAAGTGCATTATGGCATTTTATCGGGGACTTATTAAACTCGGTAGGCGTTATCGTTGCTGTCGCAATTATATACTTCACTGGCTGGACATTAATTGACCCAATATTAAGCATTTTAATTTCGATTATTATATTCCGCGGCGGATATAAGATTGTTCGCAATGCATGGGTAATCTTAATGGAACGCGTACCAGAAGGGTATAATTCTGATGAGATTATTGCCGATATTAAAGCGTTTGACGGTGTTATAGACGTACATGAGTTCCATTTATGGGCAATTACAACAGAACATAACTCAATTACTGCACACGTTGTTGTAGATACGTTAGATGGGGTACGTAATTACGAACTCATTAATAAAATCAGCAAAATGTTAGAAGAGAAGTATAAACTTGCTCATAGTACGTTACAAATTGAACATTTACAGAAAAATAATCTAGATGACCCATACTTTGATAATATTAAAAAAGAAGTAGAGTAAGCACGACTTACTCTACTTCTTTTTTGATTGTGACGATATAGTTCGTATCTCCATTTTTATTAGAAGCTTTTTTAATGTATTTTTTGAGTTCCTTTTTAAATTCTGTGTAAGATGCAGCATCAATTTGTAACTTATAAGTTGTTTCCTTTTTTTGTTTCACTGTAGATTGATTAAACTTAAGCAGTTCAGGTGAAGGCATAAGCTCACGTGCTACAGGTGCATAGAACTTCTGTATAATGCTATGTTTCTGTTCAGTTTTAACGATTTCAATAATACCGTTCTTTTCAAGTTCTGATAAGTGGTAATGAATTTTAGCGCGCGGAATTTCAAGTTCATCAGCGATTTGTTGTCCGGTCTTCGGTTCAGTAGACATAAGTTCTAATAATTTAATACGAAATGGGTCACTAACACACTTAAGCTGTGGCAAATTATTGATCATTAACGTCTCTAACATGAGCTTGCTCCTTTTCTTTTGAGGTTGATATTTTTATTTAAGTATATTTTATCATCAAATAGTTACGATTTATCAATAATACAGTAAAATTTACATAGTCTTAATAGATTGTTTACATTAAATAATTTATACTTATAAACGAACGTAACAAGGAGGGGTATTTGTGATTGGTCAAAGAATAAAAGCTTTAAGAAATGAAGCGAATTTGACACAGCAAGAATTGGCAGACGGTATTATATCTAGAACATATTTGAGCTTAATTGAGAAGAATTCAGTTTATCCATCTATGAATGTGCTGAAGAAGTTAAGTGAACGCCTCAACTGTACACTTGAAGATTTCACATTGGAAGACAACGATCGCAGTATTAGTCTGTTAAATGTAAAACGTGAAATTAAGTGGGCAGAAAATCAAGTGATTGTCGGAAACTTTGCTAAGTTAGAATCATTTTTAGAACAGCGTTATGACACATTGGATACATTATCTAAAGAAGAACGTGCAATTGCACTATGGGTTAAGGCAAGTTTTCTATTTAATGAAGAAAAGTATAAAGATGCGGAACAAGTTGTGCTAAAATCAATTGCGCTTGCTAAAGGATTTAAAGATGTTACTTTAAAATTACGTTGTCTGGAACTTCTAGGTAAGATTTCTTTTAATAAAGGTGAGAAAGATAAAGCAATACATCATTTAAATAAGGCGAATAAAATTGCAATATTAGAGAATATTTTTAGCACTGAGAGAGTGTCGATACTTACAAGCTTAGCACAATATTATTCTCGTATAGGTGAGTTTTACGTAGCGATTAATTTAAGTAATGAAGCGCTGGATTATAACAAGAAACTTAAAATACATTATAAATCGATTGAGCTTGAAAATATATTAGGACGTTCATATCGCGCGCTTGGAAAGCTTGATGAAGCAGAGCATCATTTTAAACGTGCTGTAATGCATTGTGAGTTATCTGAAATTAATTTTGATTATGTAGGAAGTATTAGTAACGTAGCACTGCTGTTAAATACACGAGGTCTTTATGATGAAGCATATCAAGAAATCCTTAAGGCGAATGAAGTGCTTGATAAATATCAGTTTAAACATCCATTCTCAAAGTATATTCGCCTTCATTTAGCAGAAATATTAATCAATAAAGATAAGTTTGAAGAAGCGGCTGAAGTGTTAGAACAATACGCTGACCAGGATGATACAGGATATGGTTATGAATTACTCGGAGATATTGAATACAAAATAGGAGCGTATGAAAAGGCTATTGAGTAGTATGAGCAATCATTAACTTGTGAAGATCTGCCGTTTTATTCCATAGATATATTAAAGAAAATATCAAGCATATATGAGTTGCAAGGAAACTTCGAAAAATCGAATGAATATTTGAAAAAATGCATTGAAATATACAAGGAAATTGCACCAGACATGATATAATATAGATTAGTATAATTATGGAGGAGATACAATGCAGTTGACGCATGTTTTTGATAACTTAAACACGATTAAAGTTATCACTGGCATCATCGACCTCTTAATTGTATGGTACGTAATTTACCTGATTATCAATGCGATTAAAGGTACGAAAGCGATACAATTATTAAAAGGTATCTTCTTTATTCTGATTGGTAAATTAATCAGTGATTCTTTAGGATTAACGACAACTTCTAAGATATTTGATATGGTAATTGATTGGGGATTCCTGGCAATTATCGTTATTTTTCAGCCAGAATTAAGAAGAGCACTTGAGCAGTTAGGTCGAGGAAGTTTATTTAAACGTAATGCCGCAAATTTAAAAGTAAGTCAGGCGAAATTGACAGATGCAATGGTGAAATCTATTCAATATATGGCAAAGCGCCGCATCGGTGCTTTAATTGTATTTGAGAAAGAAACAGGATTGCAAGATTACATAGAAACCGGTATCCCGATATATGCAGATATTTCATCGGAACTGATGATTAATATTTTCATTCCTAATACACCACTACACGATGGTGCGATGATTATCCGTGGCGACAAAATTGCTGTTGCAGCGAGTTATCTGCCATTATCAGATAGCGCTAAAATACAGAAGAGCTTAGGAACAAGACATCGTGCAGCAGTTGGTATTTCTGAAGTATCTGACGCATTCACGGTCGTAGTATCTGAAGAAACAGGAGATATTTCTGTTACGTATAATGGGAGATTACGAAAAGATGTTTCTCTTGAAGTGCTTGAGGCATTGTTGACAGAACATTGGTTTAATACGAACACATCTAAGAAAGGTGTGATGAAATAATGCTGGAAAGTAAATGGGGACTAAGATTAATTGCTTTTTTACTTGCCCTTGGAATTTTTCTACAAGTAAATAATGTGTTTGAAGTGTTTGGTAACGATCAATTCAGTCAGACACAGCAAACTGTAATTACAGATGTGCCAGTGAATGTGATATATGATGATAAAAATCTGTACTTATCCGGGGCACCGAAAACAGTAAACGTGAAGATTAGTGGACCACAATCTATCGTTAAGAAAACGCAGAGCTTAATGGATTTCACAGTAGAACTGGATTTATCGAACTCGAAAGTTGGGGACTATAAGAAAGACTTTAAAGTTACCGGCATCTCAGATAAATTAAAGTATGAAGTAATGCCTAAATCTGCAACGCTTTCTTTATCTGAGAAGATTCAGGAAACGAGAAAGGTAGAAGCGGAAATCAGTTCTTCACGTATTGCTGCTGGATATGAACTTGTCGGTCAGGAAGTGGACCCTTCACAAGTAACGATTACTGGTGGTGAAGATGAGATTAATAAGATCGCTTATGTTAAAGCGACATTATCTGATTCTGAGAAATTAACACAAACTACAACTTCTCAGGCAGAAGTAAACGTGTTTGATGCAAGTCTAAATAAATTAGATGTTACTGTTAAACCAAGTAAAGTGAAAGTGAATACGAAAGTAATTCCGACATCTAAAACAGTAAATATTGAACCGAACACGAAAGGCACATTACCTTCGGGGCTTAAATTAAAGTCTGTGGAATTATCAGAAGATCAAGTTGAACTCTTCGGTAAGCGTTCAGTATTAGATGGTATCGGCAGTTTAACGATTGATGTTGATTTATCTAAAGTTACTGAAAGTACGACAATTAAGCAGAAGTTGTCATTACCGAAAGATGTTACGAGTTCAAAACCAGAAACAATCGAAATTAAAATTGAAGTTACTAAAAACTAAAGGAGATTTATTATGGGCAAATATTTTGGAACAGACGGAGTTAGAGGGGTAGCAAATAGCGAATTAACACCTGAACTTGCATTTAAATTAGGTCGCTTTGGCGGTTATGTGCTTGCGCACGGTGGTTCAGAGAAACCTACTGTTGTTGTAGGACGTGATACGCGTATTTCAGGTATTATGTTAGAATCAGCGCTTGTAGCAGGCCTTCTATCAACTGGAGCAGAAGTAATGCGTTTAGGCGTTATTACGACACCAGGGGTAGCTTATTTAACACGTGAGATGAATGCGCAGGCTGGTGTTATGATTTCAGCAAGTCATAATCCAGTTCAAGATAATGGTATTAAGTTTTTCGGAGCAGATGGATTTAAATTAAGCGATGCACAGGAAGCGGAAATTGAAGCATTATTAGATGCAGAAGAAGATACGTTACCACGTCCAGTAGGTGTAGAATTAGGACATACATCTGATTACTTCGAGGGCGGACATAGATATTTAAGTTACTTAAAATCAACAATTGAAGGTGATCTTGAAGGACTTAAAATCGCGCTAGATGGTGCGCATGGTTCTACTTATTCATTAGCACCATACTTATTTGGTGATCTTGAAGCGGATACAGTAACAATCGGATGTAACCCGGATGGCAATAATATTAACGATGGTGTTGGATCAACACACCCTGAAAAGTTAGCTGAGCTTGTACTAGAAAGCGAAAGCGACTTTGGACTTGCATTTGACGGAGATGGAGACCGTATTATTGCGGTTGACGAAAAAGGTCAGATCGTTGATGGAGACCAAATTATGTTTATTTTGGCGCAAGATATGGATGCTCAAGGTGCACTTAAAGATCATATGGTTGTATCGACTGTTATGAGTAACTTAGGTTTTTATAAAGGGTTAGAAGCGTTGAATATTAAATCAGATAAAACGAAAGTCGGCGACCGATATGTTGTTGAAGAAATGCG from Macrococcus armenti carries:
- the rocF gene encoding arginase gives rise to the protein MNKTIEIIGAPSAFGQRKLGVNMGPDAMRYAGLVERIEAIGHKVIDSGNITAPPIDMKVYKSEQDGGLRNLPEVTEFCETLCNTVDASVKNGHYPLVIGGDHSIAMGTISGIAKHYNNLGVIWYDAHGDLNVADSSPSGNIHGMPLRALIGDGHEDLVNIGGYKGKVKVENIVLIGMRDLDEGEKAYIKEVGIKTYTMADIDRLGMKTVIEETLEHLAECDGIHLSLDVDALDPNETPGTGTTVPGGITYRESHFALEMLHDSDKVTSFEIVEVNPLIDINNKTAEQAVGLTGSLFGEKLL
- a CDS encoding cation diffusion facilitator family transporter — protein: MRRTSSPEYFHHVEHLKEQSQSKRTLWISLFITLFFTIVEVVGGILSNSLALLSDSMHMLSDVLALGLSMIAIYFASKKPTSNHTFGFLRLEIIAAFLNGLALIIISIGICYEGIMRMINPQVVDVKLMLIISTIGLIVNIVLTIVLMRSLKGEDNINVQSALWHFIGDLLNSVGVIVAVAIIYFTGWTLIDPILSILISIIIFRGGYKIVRNAWVILMERVPEGYNSDEIIADIKAFDGVIDVHEFHLWAITTEHNSITAHVVVDTLDGVRNYELINKISKMLEEKYKLAHSTLQIEHLQKNNLDDPYFDNIKKEVE
- a CDS encoding ArsR/SmtB family transcription factor — encoded protein: MLETLMINNLPQLKCVSDPFRIKLLELMSTEPKTGQQIADELEIPRAKIHYHLSELEKNGIIEIVKTEQKHSIIQKFYAPVARELMPSPELLKFNQSTVKQKKETTYKLQIDAASYTEFKKELKKYIKKASNKNGDTNYIVTIKKEVE
- a CDS encoding helix-turn-helix domain-containing protein, which translates into the protein MIGQRIKALRNEANLTQQELADGIISRTYLSLIEKNSVYPSMNVLKKLSERLNCTLEDFTLEDNDRSISLLNVKREIKWAENQVIVGNFAKLESFLEQRYDTLDTLSKEERAIALWVKASFLFNEEKYKDAEQVVLKSIALAKGFKDVTLKLRCLELLGKISFNKGEKDKAIHHLNKANKIAILENIFSTERVSILTSLAQYYSRIGEFYVAINLSNEALDYNKKLKIHYKSIELENILGRSYRALGKLDEAEHHFKRAVMHCELSEINFDYVGSISNVALLLNTRGLYDEAYQEILKANEVLDKYQFKHPFSKYIRLHLAEILINKDKFEEAAEVLEQYADQDDTGYGYELLGDIEYKIGAYEKAIE
- the cdaA gene encoding diadenylate cyclase CdaA, which produces MQLTHVFDNLNTIKVITGIIDLLIVWYVIYLIINAIKGTKAIQLLKGIFFILIGKLISDSLGLTTTSKIFDMVIDWGFLAIIVIFQPELRRALEQLGRGSLFKRNAANLKVSQAKLTDAMVKSIQYMAKRRIGALIVFEKETGLQDYIETGIPIYADISSELMINIFIPNTPLHDGAMIIRGDKIAVAASYLPLSDSAKIQKSLGTRHRAAVGISEVSDAFTVVVSEETGDISVTYNGRLRKDVSLEVLEALLTEHWFNTNTSKKGVMK
- a CDS encoding CdaR family protein, whose protein sequence is MLESKWGLRLIAFLLALGIFLQVNNVFEVFGNDQFSQTQQTVITDVPVNVIYDDKNLYLSGAPKTVNVKISGPQSIVKKTQSLMDFTVELDLSNSKVGDYKKDFKVTGISDKLKYEVMPKSATLSLSEKIQETRKVEAEISSSRIAAGYELVGQEVDPSQVTITGGEDEINKIAYVKATLSDSEKLTQTTTSQAEVNVFDASLNKLDVTVKPSKVKVNTKVIPTSKTVNIEPNTKGTLPSGLKLKSVELSEDQVELFGKRSVLDGIGSLTIDVDLSKVTESTTIKQKLSLPKDVTSSKPETIEIKIEVTKN
- the glmM gene encoding phosphoglucosamine mutase, translating into MGKYFGTDGVRGVANSELTPELAFKLGRFGGYVLAHGGSEKPTVVVGRDTRISGIMLESALVAGLLSTGAEVMRLGVITTPGVAYLTREMNAQAGVMISASHNPVQDNGIKFFGADGFKLSDAQEAEIEALLDAEEDTLPRPVGVELGHTSDYFEGGHRYLSYLKSTIEGDLEGLKIALDGAHGSTYSLAPYLFGDLEADTVTIGCNPDGNNINDGVGSTHPEKLAELVLESESDFGLAFDGDGDRIIAVDEKGQIVDGDQIMFILAQDMDAQGALKDHMVVSTVMSNLGFYKGLEALNIKSDKTKVGDRYVVEEMRRGSYNLGGEQSGHIVMMDYNTTGDGLLTGIHLASIVKRSGKTLSELAGQMTKYPQRLVNIKVSDKHAVEENSHVAAVIQEVEAEMNGEGRVLVRPSGTEPLVRVMVEAKSDEDAERFVNKIADVVREHMGL